From a single Onychomys torridus chromosome 9, mOncTor1.1, whole genome shotgun sequence genomic region:
- the LOC118590736 gene encoding granzyme F-like — protein MPPVLILLTCLLPLGAGAEEIIGGHEAKPHSHPYMAYITFQEDGEKGICGGFLVKDNFVLTAAHCLGSSMKVTLGAHNIDTNEDTQQIIPVAKAIPHPDYNEKDWSNDIMLLKLEMRAKRTKAVRPLRLPKANAQLKPGYVCHLPGWGGTSLSATKKAASLQEAVLIIQDDQKCKLRFHRYIETIQICAGDPKEIQAAFKGDSGGPLVCDNRAYGVLSYVKTETIAPGIFTKLVSFLPWIRSSMKPF, from the exons ATGCCACCAGTCCTGATTCTCCTGACCTGTCTTCTGCCTCTTGGAGCTGGTGCAG AGGAGATCATTGGGGGACATGAGGCCaagccccactcccacccctacaTGGCTTATATAACATTTCaagaagatggagagaagggGATCTGCGGAGGCTTCCTTGTGAAAGACAACTTCGTGCTGACAGCTGCTCACTGCCTGGGAAG CTCAATGAAAGTCACTCTGGGGGCCCACAACATCGACACAAATGAGGACACCCAGCAGATCATCCCTGTGGCAAAAGCCATCCCACACCCAGACTATAACGAAAAGGACTGGTCCAATGACATCATGCTCTTGAAG CTAGAGATGAGGGCCAAGAGGACTAAAGCTGTGAGGCCACTCAGGCTGCCCAAGGCCAATGCCCAGTTGAAGCCAGGGTATGTGTGCCACCTACCTGGCTGGGGGGGAACATCACTCAGTGCCACTAAAAAAGCTGCCTCCCTACAAGAGGCTGTGTTGATCATCCAGGACGACCAGAAATGCAAACTCCGCTTCCACCGCTATATCGAGACCATTCAGATTTGTGCTGGAGACCCAAAGGAAATACAGGCTGCTTTCAAG GGTGACTCTGGGGGACCCCTCGTGTGTGACAACAGAGCTTATGGAGTTTTATCCTATGTAAAAACCGAGACCATTGCTCCAGGAATCTTCACTAAGCTTGTGTCCTTCCTCCCATGGATAAGAAGCAGCATgaagccattctaa